One Polaribacter sp. KT25b DNA segment encodes these proteins:
- a CDS encoding polyprenyl synthetase family protein: MNILQYQQEFLQYLESKVWIHEPKNLYEPIDYILQLGGKRIRPVLTLMAADIFSSDYKKAMPAALAVEVFHNFTLIHDDIMDDAPLRRGKVTVHEKWNINTGILSGDAMLILAYQYFENYEPIVFQKLAKLFSKTALEVCDGQQLDVDFETRNDVTIDEYINMIRLKTSVLVAAALKMGAIVAKTDEENANLIYDFGLNLGLAFQLQDDYLDTFGDPETFGKQVGGDIIENKKTFLYLKCLEVANEKDRNKLKHYYNLKLDDNSIKIEEIRRIFDLNDIPVLIKHQIEHYTQKAFNTLAKMNITKSNKEGLREFGLWLMNRTV, encoded by the coding sequence TTGAACATTTTACAATATCAACAAGAGTTTTTGCAGTATTTAGAATCTAAAGTATGGATTCATGAGCCTAAAAACTTATATGAACCCATCGATTATATATTGCAATTAGGAGGTAAGAGAATACGTCCTGTTTTAACATTAATGGCTGCAGATATTTTTTCTTCGGATTATAAAAAAGCAATGCCAGCAGCTTTAGCAGTTGAAGTTTTTCATAATTTTACGTTAATTCATGACGATATTATGGATGATGCGCCTTTAAGAAGAGGTAAAGTTACCGTTCATGAAAAATGGAATATAAATACAGGCATACTTTCTGGAGATGCCATGTTAATTTTAGCATATCAGTATTTCGAAAATTATGAACCAATTGTTTTTCAGAAATTAGCAAAATTATTTAGTAAAACTGCCTTAGAAGTTTGCGACGGACAGCAATTAGATGTAGATTTTGAAACTAGAAATGATGTAACTATCGACGAATATATAAATATGATTCGTTTAAAAACATCAGTTTTAGTTGCAGCTGCTTTAAAAATGGGGGCAATTGTAGCCAAAACAGATGAAGAAAATGCTAATTTAATTTACGATTTCGGTTTAAATTTAGGTTTGGCTTTTCAATTACAAGATGACTATTTAGACACCTTTGGAGATCCAGAAACCTTTGGGAAACAAGTTGGTGGAGATATTATAGAAAACAAAAAAACATTTTTGTATTTAAAATGTTTAGAAGTTGCGAATGAGAAAGATAGAAATAAGCTAAAGCATTATTACAATCTAAAACTAGACGATAATTCTATTAAAATTGAAGAAATAAGAAGAATTTTTGATTTAAATGATATTCCTGTATTAATTAAACATCAAATAGAACATTATACCCAAAAGGCATTTAACACTTTAGCAAAAATGAATATCACAAAAAGTAATAAAGAGGGCTTAAGAGAGTTTGGTTTATGGTTAATGAATAGAACTGTGTAA